The following proteins come from a genomic window of Acinonyx jubatus isolate Ajub_Pintada_27869175 chromosome C1, VMU_Ajub_asm_v1.0, whole genome shotgun sequence:
- the FOXO6 gene encoding forkhead box protein O6, which produces MAAKLRAHQVDVDPDFAPQSRPRSCTWPLPQPDLAGDEDGALGSGVSEGAEDCGPERRATAPAMAPAPPLGAEVGPLRKAKSSRRNAWGNLSYADLITKAIESAPDKRLTLSQIYDWMVRYVPYFKDKGDSNSSAGWKNSIRHNLSLHTRFIRVQNEGTGKSSWWMLNPEGGKTGKTPRRRAVSMDNGAKFLRIKGKASKKKQLQAPEQSPDDSPPGAPAPGPVPAAAKWATSPASHASDDYEAWADFRGGGRPLLGEAAELEDDEALEALAPSSPLMYPSPASALSPALGARCPGELPRLAELGGPLGLHGGGAGLPEALLDGAQDAYGPRARAGTPAYFGGCKSGAYGGGGGFGPPALGALRRLPMQTIQENKQASFAPAAAPFRPGALPALLPPPPAPRPSPVLGAPGELALAGAAAAYPGKGAAPYAPPVPSRSALAHPISLMTLPGEAGAAGLAPPSHAAAFGAPPGGLLLDALPGPYAAAAAGPLGAAPDRFPADLDLDMFSGSLECDVESIILNDFMDSDEMDFNFDSALPPPPPGLAGAPPPNQSWVPG; this is translated from the exons ATGGCTGCTAAGCTGCGAGCGCATCAGGTGGACGTGGACCCGGACTTCGCGCCGCAGAGCCGGCCGCGCTCGTGTACCTGGCCCCTGCCGCAGCCCGACTTGGCCGGCGACGAGGACGGAGCGCTGGGTTCAGGGGTGTCTGAGGGCGCCGAGGACTGCGGGCCGGAGCGCCGAGCTACGGCCCCGGCGATGGCCCCAGCGCCGCCGCTGGGCGCGGAGGTCGGACCGCTGCGGAAAGCGAAGAGCTCCCGGCGGAACGCGTGGGGGAACCTGTCCTACGCCGACCTCATCACCAAAGCCATCGAGAGCGCCCCGGACAAGCGACTCACGCTCTCGCAGATCTACGACTGGATGGTCCGTTACGTGCCCTACTTCAAGGATAAAGGCGACAGCAACAGCTCGGCGGGCTGGAAG AACTCCATCCGGCACAACCTGTCGCTGCACACCCGTTTCATCCGCGTGCAGAACGAGGGCACGGGCAAGAGCTCCTGGTGGATGCTGAACCCCGAGGGCGGAAAGACAGGCAAGACCCCGCGGCGGAGGGCCGTGTCCATGGACAACGGGGCCAAGTTCCTGCGCATTAAGGGCAAGGCGAGCAAGAAGAAGCAGCTGCAGGCACCTGAGCAAAGCCCCGATGACAGTCCCCCAGGCGCGCCAGCCCCGGGGCCCGTGCCTGCCGCTGCCAAGTGGGCCACCAGCCCGGCCTCGCACGCCAGCGATGACTACGAGGCGTGGGCCGACTTCCGCGGCGGCGGGAGACCCCTGCTCGGGGAAGCGGCCGAATTGGAGGACGACGAGGCCCTGGAGGCCCTGGCGCCGTCGTCCCCGCTCATGTACCCGAGCCCGGCGAGCGCGCTGTCGCCCGCGCTAGGTGCGCGCTGCCCCGGGGAGCTGCCCCGCCTGGCCGAGCTGGGGGGCCCGCTGGGCCTGCACGGGGGCGGCGCGGGGCTGCCCGAGGCCCTGCTGGACGGCGCGCAGGACGCGTACGGGCCGCGGGCCCGGGCGGGGACGCCCGCCTACTTTGGCGGCTGCAAGAGCGGCGCCtacggcgggggcgggggcttcGGGCCTCCGGCGCTGGGCGCGCTGCGCCGCCTGCCCATGCAGACCATCCAGGAGAACAAGCAGGCCAGCTTCGCGCCGGCCGCCGCGCCCTTCCGCCCGGGGGCGCTGCCcgcgctgctgccgccgccgcccgcgcccagGCCCAGCCCGGTGCTGGGCGCGCCCGGGGAGCTGGCGCTGGCGGGAGCGGCCGCCGCCTACCCTGGCAAGGGCGCGGCCCCGTACGCGCCGCCGGTGCCCTCGCGCAGTGCCTTAGCCCACCCCATCAGCCTTATGACGCTGCCCGGCGAGGCGGGCGCCGCGGGCCTGGCGCCGCCGAGCCACGCGGCCGCCTTCGGGGCCCCGCCCGGTGGCCTCCTGCTGGACGCGCTGCCGGGGCCGTACGCGGCCGCTGCCGCCGGGCCGCTGGGGGCCGCGCCCGACCGCTTCCCGGCCGACCTGGACCTCGACATGTTCAGCGGGAGCCTCGAGTGCGACGTCGAGTCCATCATCCTCAACGACTTCATGGACAGCGACGAAATGGACTTCAACTTCGACTCGGCCCTGCCTCCGCCGCCGCCTGGCCTGGCCGGGGCCCCGCCCCCCAACCAGAGCTGGGTGCCGGGCTGA